One Aciduliprofundum boonei T469 genomic region harbors:
- a CDS encoding aconitase X swivel domain-containing protein: MTLKGRSIVNGFVEGEVVKFDKPLVILSDIDEKRGQILGRDIKNKIVVFPWGAGSTVGSYTIYGLKYYHNLPKAFILERAETIVAAGAIIANIPTVDKIDISKIKDGDYVLIRNNEIEIK; the protein is encoded by the coding sequence ATGACTTTGAAAGGTAGAAGTATTGTGAATGGATTTGTAGAAGGAGAAGTAGTGAAATTTGATAAACCCCTAGTAATTTTGAGTGATATTGACGAAAAAAGAGGACAGATTTTAGGGAGAGATATAAAAAATAAAATCGTAGTGTTTCCGTGGGGTGCAGGAAGCACTGTGGGATCTTACACCATCTACGGACTAAAATATTATCACAATTTGCCCAAAGCATTCATTCTCGAAAGAGCAGAAACTATTGTAGCTGCAGGAGCAATAATAGCAAATATACCCACAGTGGATAAAATTGATATCTCCAAGATAAAAGATGGAGATTATGTGCTCATCAGAAACAATGAAATCGAAATTAAATAA
- a CDS encoding aconitase X catalytic domain-containing protein, with product MHLTKDEERILSGEKGENYAKMMSILVKIGEIYGADKLIPITSAQISGVSYNTIGDAGLHFLNSLKDVKVAVKTTLNPLAFDDRYLDALQVDTQLFKKQMEIIKAYKTMGVKTTATCTPYYYDNVPKFGEHIAWAESSAVIYANSIIGARTNREGAVTALASAIIGKTPNYGLHLDEERKATHIVELDFEPEGEDFPLLGLLIGKEVQGIPYLKIKGNYDDFKLMGAAMAASGSIAMYHVESFTPEYKNALQDEVERISIEKDEIEKMKKIVDVELVAIGCPHVSPIELRRIAEFVKGKEKKKGVEFWIFAARSVWENHKDLVKIIENFGGKVMVDTCVVVSNAGKIFHKIGTTSGKAAFYLSKDKFGGAEVIVEDLYTLLRSVVE from the coding sequence ATGCATCTAACAAAAGATGAGGAGAGAATTTTAAGTGGGGAAAAGGGAGAAAATTATGCAAAGATGATGAGCATTCTTGTTAAAATCGGGGAAATATACGGAGCGGATAAATTAATACCCATAACCTCTGCACAAATATCGGGGGTATCCTACAACACAATTGGAGATGCTGGCCTACATTTTCTTAACTCCTTAAAAGATGTAAAAGTTGCAGTAAAAACTACTCTAAATCCTTTAGCATTTGACGATAGATACCTTGATGCCCTTCAAGTTGATACCCAATTATTCAAAAAACAGATGGAAATAATAAAGGCTTACAAAACTATGGGTGTTAAAACAACCGCCACCTGCACCCCTTATTATTACGATAATGTTCCAAAATTTGGAGAGCACATCGCTTGGGCAGAGAGTTCTGCTGTGATATACGCAAATTCAATAATCGGGGCAAGAACCAACAGAGAAGGAGCTGTAACAGCCCTTGCCTCTGCAATAATAGGCAAGACACCAAACTACGGGTTGCATTTGGATGAAGAGAGAAAAGCAACGCATATTGTGGAATTAGATTTTGAACCTGAGGGTGAGGATTTCCCACTCTTAGGGCTGCTCATCGGAAAAGAGGTGCAGGGAATACCATACCTGAAAATTAAGGGAAATTACGATGATTTCAAGCTCATGGGTGCAGCTATGGCTGCATCAGGAAGCATAGCAATGTACCATGTTGAGAGTTTTACTCCAGAATACAAAAATGCCCTTCAAGACGAGGTAGAGAGAATAAGCATAGAAAAAGATGAAATAGAAAAAATGAAAAAAATAGTGGATGTAGAGTTAGTGGCAATAGGCTGTCCTCATGTATCCCCTATAGAGTTGAGAAGAATTGCAGAGTTTGTGAAAGGAAAGGAAAAAAAGAAAGGCGTGGAATTTTGGATCTTTGCTGCCAGAAGCGTGTGGGAAAACCACAAAGATTTAGTCAAAATAATAGAAAATTTTGGTGGAAAAGTTATGGTTGATACATGCGTTGTAGTTAGCAATGCAGGTAAGATATTCCACAAAATAGGAACCACATCAGGAAAAGCGGCATTCTACTTGAGCAAGGATAAATTCGGTGGAGCAGAAGTGATAGTAGAGGACCTATACACCCTTCTCCGGAGTGTGGTAGAATGA
- the purH gene encoding bifunctional phosphoribosylaminoimidazolecarboxamide formyltransferase/IMP cyclohydrolase, translating to MRALISVSDKKELEDFAKFLAKKGYEIVATGGTKKFLEEREIKAISVEEITGYPEILNGRVKTLHPAIHGAILAEKNEDLEKYNLKGIDVVVVNLYPFEKNIGNEKDMIENIDIGGVALLRAAAKNYKRVLVISSPSQYKEVMDAMEKGEINEELRRRYALEAFALTASYDTMIYNAFWNKFYDGMPEHFLYYSKKKMELRYGENPHQRGALYMDGNVEWEQLHGKKLSFNNLYDMDAAWNIVMEFERPAVAIIKHANPCGAALGKDIKEAYMKALEGDPISAYGSIVASNKRIDEEAAKEMKKLFIEVLIAPDFTQDALEILEKKKNIRIIKVKKWKKEGWNLRRIDGGLLVQDWDTKRLEEAKCVSKRLPSEEEMRDLIFAWSVVRYVKSNAIVFAKNEALVGVGAGQMSRVDSVKIAAMKAGDRAKGAVMASDAFFPFRDAIDEAAKVGITAVIQPGGSKRDREVIEAIDENNMAMLFTGFRVFRH from the coding sequence ATGAGAGCACTAATTAGCGTTTCCGATAAAAAAGAACTGGAAGATTTTGCAAAATTCTTAGCCAAGAAAGGATACGAGATTGTTGCAACAGGTGGCACTAAGAAATTTTTGGAGGAAAGAGAAATAAAGGCAATTTCTGTAGAAGAGATAACGGGATATCCTGAAATTTTAAATGGCAGGGTAAAGACACTACATCCTGCAATACATGGAGCAATTTTAGCAGAGAAGAATGAGGATCTGGAAAAATACAATCTAAAAGGTATAGATGTTGTGGTTGTGAACCTATACCCCTTTGAGAAGAATATAGGAAACGAAAAAGATATGATCGAGAATATTGATATTGGGGGCGTAGCCCTTCTCCGTGCAGCCGCAAAGAACTACAAAAGAGTGCTTGTGATATCCTCACCCTCTCAGTACAAAGAAGTTATGGATGCAATGGAAAAGGGAGAGATAAACGAGGAACTTCGCAGGAGATACGCACTGGAGGCCTTTGCATTAACTGCCTCTTATGACACTATGATTTATAATGCATTCTGGAACAAGTTTTACGATGGTATGCCTGAACATTTCCTGTACTATTCAAAGAAAAAAATGGAGCTAAGGTATGGGGAGAATCCGCATCAGAGAGGAGCGCTTTATATGGATGGAAATGTGGAATGGGAGCAGTTGCACGGGAAAAAATTATCATTCAACAATCTATATGATATGGATGCTGCGTGGAATATAGTTATGGAATTTGAGAGACCTGCTGTGGCTATAATAAAGCATGCAAATCCGTGCGGTGCAGCTCTGGGTAAAGATATCAAAGAGGCGTATATGAAAGCTCTGGAGGGAGATCCAATATCCGCATACGGCAGCATTGTGGCTTCGAATAAAAGGATAGACGAAGAGGCAGCAAAGGAGATGAAAAAATTGTTTATCGAGGTTCTAATTGCCCCTGATTTCACTCAAGATGCCTTAGAGATTTTAGAGAAAAAAAAGAATATCAGGATAATAAAAGTCAAAAAATGGAAAAAAGAGGGGTGGAATTTGAGAAGGATAGACGGGGGATTATTAGTTCAAGACTGGGACACTAAAAGATTAGAAGAGGCAAAATGTGTATCTAAAAGATTGCCTAGCGAGGAAGAGATGCGTGATTTAATATTCGCCTGGAGCGTTGTTAGGTATGTGAAAAGCAACGCAATAGTTTTTGCTAAGAACGAAGCTTTGGTAGGTGTAGGAGCAGGTCAAATGAGCCGTGTTGATTCTGTAAAGATAGCAGCTATGAAAGCAGGTGATAGAGCCAAAGGCGCTGTGATGGCCTCTGACGCGTTCTTCCCATTTAGAGACGCGATAGATGAGGCAGCCAAGGTTGGGATAACGGCTGTGATTCAGCCAGGAGGTTCAAAGAGAGATAGAGAGGTTATAGAGGCAATAGATGAAAACAATATGGCAATGCTGTTTACCGGATTCAGGGTGTTCAGGCATTGA
- a CDS encoding response regulator, producing MKVLVVDDSISMANMLVKFLEYKGIRDVDICYDGYGALEKIRRGNYDAYIIDYHLPHISGIELAEEASKKGGIIVIITADKDLRTKKFKVFYKPFKVNDLCNYILSS from the coding sequence ATGAAGGTTCTTGTAGTGGATGATAGTATTTCTATGGCGAATATGCTCGTTAAATTTCTGGAGTACAAGGGAATCAGAGATGTAGATATATGCTATGATGGATATGGTGCACTTGAAAAAATAAGGAGAGGGAATTATGATGCATATATAATTGACTACCATCTTCCACATATATCGGGCATAGAGCTTGCTGAAGAGGCAAGTAAAAAAGGAGGCATAATAGTCATCATCACTGCGGATAAAGATCTTCGTACTAAAAAATTCAAAGTTTTTTATAAGCCATTTAAAGTAAATGATCTTTGTAATTATATTTTATCTTCCTGA
- a CDS encoding tetratricopeptide repeat protein, giving the protein MGRKYLNNRMRILLHLSKYSSFIDEFNAPVELTQEGISNSIGVGRNNIPRELKKLMNEDLIYVKKCHVRGVRNKRSVYLLTRKGISEANKIKDELKELPVIVVDSSGNRETHPLKDIPKDYGIDFVTAAINLDKNRNLDLVGILRRREKAFHSIDENLIVREFYGRKEELEEMEKWAKSNKKILILSGISGIGKTTLLLKFVKERLKDRNVLFIKIENWKSADGIIHQIAGFFSRIGIPKIEKYLRSVALSEERNLNWNNVILLIKESLRDEIFIFDTVENADTETKKLIRKIIDLVNSKNNFKVILSGTEIGDIVPPSKLGWVKELKIVELKEEDALDMLRQYGVPEDKALKIISTVGGNPLLLHLAKDQNYPMMRRFIFEGILKTLNKEEREALEFISVFRKNFKMNVLLLNNFEYFIIYSLINKSILLEMEYENFTVHRIIKNFVYEHLTEEKRKKYHLMAARYYEENGDILEAVYHYTYAEKLMRANILLSENYEKYLFTSSNEIRNLALEILNRYDKDVDDYEWKLYGIIGDTYYISGKWEEALDNYKKARFLFKGKDLDFYAKIVVSISEVLGKMGKYEEAIKTLNEVLKKINGIRDESIISRAYYILGVMSMKIGEKDEAKDYILEAIKIAERSSDLKSIGYAYNGLGLIERDEGNLEEAISYFKKAREYFELYGDLSGLANVIRNIGLVYYDLYDDIAEKYYREALRISQKIGEKWGIGILYLSMANWSMYKEKFFDAKVYLKKSEKIFEDLDAPGELAYVYNSFGIFYAYLGNKERGKEYFDKGINLAARIGNERAIIDISKDAAEYLRKYGYAYVEEYEKIAKGKKKVVAIVNI; this is encoded by the coding sequence ATGGGGAGAAAATATCTTAACAATAGAATGCGTATCCTGCTTCATCTTTCAAAGTACTCATCATTTATAGATGAATTTAACGCTCCGGTGGAACTCACACAGGAGGGAATTAGCAATTCAATAGGTGTGGGAAGAAACAACATTCCTAGGGAACTAAAAAAGTTGATGAATGAGGATCTGATATATGTTAAGAAATGCCACGTGAGGGGTGTTAGAAATAAAAGAAGTGTTTATCTTCTCACAAGAAAAGGCATATCTGAAGCAAATAAGATAAAAGATGAGTTGAAAGAGTTGCCTGTTATAGTAGTTGATTCCTCAGGTAATAGGGAAACTCATCCTTTGAAGGATATTCCGAAGGATTACGGAATTGATTTTGTAACCGCTGCTATAAATTTAGATAAAAATAGAAATCTGGACCTTGTGGGAATATTGAGAAGAAGAGAGAAAGCTTTTCACAGCATAGATGAGAATTTAATAGTTAGGGAATTCTATGGAAGAAAAGAAGAATTGGAAGAAATGGAAAAGTGGGCGAAATCAAATAAAAAGATATTGATACTCTCTGGAATTTCTGGAATAGGAAAAACAACATTATTGCTTAAATTTGTAAAAGAGAGATTAAAGGATAGGAATGTTCTGTTTATTAAAATTGAAAACTGGAAAAGTGCGGATGGCATTATTCACCAGATTGCAGGTTTTTTCTCAAGGATTGGCATACCCAAGATTGAAAAATACTTGAGAAGTGTTGCTCTTTCTGAAGAGAGAAATTTGAACTGGAACAATGTTATTCTTCTTATAAAAGAATCTCTGAGAGATGAGATTTTCATATTTGACACTGTGGAAAATGCAGATACAGAAACAAAAAAATTGATAAGAAAAATTATAGATCTTGTTAATTCTAAAAACAATTTTAAGGTAATATTAAGTGGTACGGAGATAGGGGATATAGTACCTCCATCCAAATTAGGTTGGGTAAAGGAATTGAAGATTGTAGAGTTAAAAGAAGAGGATGCTTTGGATATGTTGAGGCAGTATGGAGTGCCGGAGGATAAGGCGTTAAAGATAATCTCTACCGTAGGTGGAAATCCTCTCTTGCTTCATCTAGCGAAAGATCAAAATTATCCTATGATGAGAAGGTTCATATTTGAAGGTATACTGAAAACATTGAATAAGGAGGAAAGAGAAGCTCTGGAATTTATATCTGTTTTCAGAAAAAATTTCAAAATGAATGTTCTTCTTCTCAACAATTTTGAATACTTTATAATTTACTCACTCATAAACAAGAGCATACTGCTGGAAATGGAGTATGAGAATTTCACAGTTCACAGAATAATAAAGAATTTCGTTTATGAGCATCTTACAGAGGAAAAGAGGAAAAAATACCATCTTATGGCAGCGAGGTACTACGAGGAAAATGGAGATATTTTGGAGGCAGTTTATCATTATACGTATGCGGAGAAGTTGATGAGGGCCAATATACTTCTAAGTGAGAATTATGAAAAGTACCTGTTCACCAGTAGCAATGAGATAAGAAATCTTGCGTTAGAAATTCTAAATCGTTATGATAAGGATGTAGACGACTATGAATGGAAACTCTATGGAATAATAGGAGATACATATTACATTTCTGGGAAATGGGAAGAGGCCTTGGATAACTATAAAAAAGCGAGATTTCTCTTCAAGGGAAAAGATCTGGATTTCTACGCCAAAATAGTTGTAAGTATTTCGGAAGTATTGGGTAAAATGGGAAAGTATGAGGAAGCGATAAAAACTCTCAATGAGGTCCTAAAGAAGATCAATGGCATAAGGGATGAAAGCATTATTTCAAGGGCATATTACATACTTGGAGTTATGAGTATGAAAATAGGAGAAAAAGATGAGGCCAAGGATTATATCTTAGAGGCAATAAAAATTGCCGAAAGGAGCTCAGATTTGAAAAGTATAGGCTATGCTTACAATGGGCTTGGGTTGATAGAGAGGGACGAAGGAAACTTAGAGGAGGCAATTTCCTATTTCAAAAAAGCCCGGGAATATTTTGAATTATATGGAGATTTATCAGGACTTGCAAATGTAATTAGAAACATAGGATTGGTTTACTATGACCTCTACGATGACATAGCCGAGAAATATTATAGAGAGGCATTGAGAATCTCCCAGAAAATTGGAGAAAAATGGGGCATTGGTATTTTGTATCTTTCAATGGCTAACTGGAGCATGTACAAGGAGAAATTCTTTGATGCGAAGGTATATCTCAAAAAGAGCGAGAAAATATTTGAGGATTTAGATGCTCCGGGAGAGTTGGCATATGTGTATAATTCATTTGGAATATTTTATGCATATCTTGGGAACAAGGAGAGAGGAAAGGAGTATTTTGATAAGGGCATAAATCTTGCTGCCAGAATTGGAAACGAAAGAGCCATAATAGATATATCAAAGGATGCAGCGGAGTATCTAAGAAAATACGGATATGCCTATGTAGAAGAATATGAGAAAATTGCAAAGGGGAAGAAAAAGGTTGTAGCAATTGTAAATATTTAA
- a CDS encoding DNA repair exonuclease: MKFAHIADAHLGAFSKNPKLKELNLKAFEIAIQKSIEERVDFIIIAGDLFHNPIPDMEIVRRAVEILKNAVDRGIRIYAIYGSHDFSAGSTALLDVLSSTGLFKKVVNYEVYDGKLRILPVEDPTGVNILGVSGLSSAQEVEYFEHIDRDYLERIEHPKIFVFHTTISELKPSYIPDRYALPKFLLPQNFDYYAGGHLHERIESELNGKPLIYPGALFGATYNDLDILKERGFYIVEDFKPRFVPVEVCKFYKRVIKADGYTAEELNKRLLELSKEDYSGQVVILKVKGELRSGKVGEIDFHSIRENIRKTAIDVLLNTYSLTTKERERINVVAESKEEIEEGVFKKISKYGIDVTRRAFNILKEKQPEGMRKDDFSRELQSKLQELIDNVKVGEREEKVEEKKKLDENRKSGAPTLFDFGVR; the protein is encoded by the coding sequence ATGAAATTTGCACATATTGCCGATGCACATCTTGGCGCTTTTAGCAAGAATCCAAAGTTGAAAGAATTGAACTTAAAAGCGTTTGAAATTGCAATACAGAAAAGTATAGAGGAGCGGGTGGATTTCATAATCATTGCAGGGGACTTATTTCATAATCCCATACCGGATATGGAGATTGTTAGAAGAGCGGTGGAGATTTTAAAAAATGCGGTTGATAGAGGAATAAGAATCTATGCAATTTACGGCTCACATGACTTCTCTGCTGGCTCAACGGCCCTATTAGATGTTTTAAGTTCCACGGGTCTTTTCAAAAAAGTTGTGAATTACGAAGTTTATGATGGAAAATTGAGAATTCTACCAGTTGAAGATCCAACGGGAGTGAATATTTTGGGTGTATCTGGATTAAGCTCCGCTCAGGAAGTTGAGTACTTTGAGCATATTGATAGAGATTATTTGGAGAGAATCGAGCATCCCAAAATCTTTGTTTTTCACACAACCATAAGTGAGCTCAAGCCATCGTACATCCCGGACAGATACGCTCTGCCCAAATTCCTCTTGCCCCAGAACTTTGATTACTATGCTGGTGGCCATTTGCACGAGAGGATAGAGAGCGAGCTGAACGGGAAGCCGTTGATATATCCCGGAGCTTTATTTGGTGCTACCTACAACGATCTGGATATTTTGAAAGAGAGGGGGTTTTACATAGTTGAAGATTTCAAGCCCAGATTTGTGCCTGTGGAAGTGTGCAAATTTTACAAAAGAGTAATAAAAGCGGATGGATATACTGCGGAAGAGTTGAATAAGAGGCTTTTAGAATTATCAAAGGAGGATTATAGCGGGCAAGTCGTTATTCTCAAAGTTAAAGGAGAGCTTCGTTCTGGAAAAGTTGGAGAAATAGATTTTCATTCAATCAGGGAGAATATAAGGAAAACCGCAATTGATGTTCTTCTCAACACTTACTCTCTTACAACCAAAGAAAGAGAAAGGATAAATGTTGTGGCAGAGAGCAAGGAAGAGATAGAAGAAGGGGTGTTTAAGAAGATTTCAAAATATGGAATTGATGTGACAAGGAGGGCATTCAATATCCTTAAAGAGAAACAGCCCGAGGGAATGCGCAAAGATGATTTCTCAAGAGAGCTGCAGAGCAAATTACAAGAGTTAATTGATAATGTTAAAGTTGGGGAGAGGGAGGAAAAAGTGGAGGAGAAGAAAAAATTGGATGAAAATAGAAAGAGTGGAGCTCCAACACTTTTTGACTTTGGGGTGAGATAA
- a CDS encoding AAA family ATPase, translating to MIIRKIHLHNIRSYEDQDIELGKGITLFEGDIGSGKTTILMAIDFALFGNSTPDFYRSLLRKGTNRGFVEIIFEHGGKEYKIRRVLEAKGKGISNTESEVEAPEGVVKLTASDVRNYVLKLMGIDVGSSKRKSLPVVKYAIYTPQEMMKVILEGTGKKEEERLDVIRRIFRLDEYKVARENIGIVSKELVSEYRTVESKEEEIGRIESEVKEKELEIKKIEEEIKELNEKITQYEREYERKSKEWKEVMKLRDRYENLRREIEKLKTKILGFKENLNKANKELEEIEVIKEKMKNIEEEAQRYESVEKIRDELQRKLNDIMNTEIRFKKAQERIKVLKEKIEKAKNLRVELEKLKSRKNELESKTAKIEDLENRKKDLEERRSEIRGVIAAINTKIEELRKELEDYKSLGAVCPKCKRPLTEEHKKKLISETIAKIEDKKEELRRANASEVKIKREMREIDEEIRELQENAKALSAIQERIKHIEDSIKEGEEAEKELEIAERNLPIFDEEEKRKMSEELEKVKFEVERLRNVWREYNALKGRVEREGKIIEEIKNYKFEIEGMEKELQRKSKEINSLNYSDDVFKKLSEEYREIEGILSSAKRVKEEKEKRVEELKNEIDKKMKLIEKLRDEIKLYKKHVEFGKWLRDELAQALEEIERLRLLSINEEFRQLFEDWFHEIMGESEYEATIDEDFKPIVRYQKFDMPIYSLSGGERTSIALAYRLALNTMVKRSLNLESHLLILDEPTDGFSKDQLYKLKDVFDKMDTDQIIIVSHEKELMNLADTVYHVEKVNGVSKINKI from the coding sequence ATGATAATACGCAAGATTCATCTCCATAACATAAGGAGCTACGAAGATCAAGATATAGAATTGGGAAAGGGCATAACTCTCTTTGAGGGGGATATAGGAAGTGGAAAGACCACAATTTTAATGGCCATTGATTTTGCCCTGTTTGGCAATTCCACTCCAGATTTTTACAGAAGTTTGCTGCGCAAAGGCACAAATAGGGGATTCGTAGAGATAATTTTTGAGCATGGAGGAAAGGAGTACAAGATAAGAAGAGTTTTGGAGGCGAAGGGCAAGGGCATAAGCAACACGGAATCTGAAGTTGAAGCACCAGAAGGAGTTGTGAAATTAACAGCGAGCGATGTTAGGAACTATGTTTTAAAGTTAATGGGCATTGATGTTGGCTCAAGTAAGAGAAAATCCTTGCCTGTGGTAAAGTATGCAATATACACGCCTCAAGAGATGATGAAGGTAATTTTAGAAGGTACTGGAAAGAAGGAAGAAGAGCGTCTTGATGTAATTCGCAGAATATTTAGGTTAGATGAGTACAAAGTTGCTAGGGAGAATATTGGAATTGTTTCCAAGGAGTTGGTTTCAGAGTACAGAACTGTTGAGAGTAAGGAGGAAGAAATTGGAAGGATAGAAAGCGAGGTGAAAGAGAAAGAATTGGAGATAAAGAAAATTGAAGAAGAGATAAAAGAGCTGAATGAGAAAATTACCCAATATGAAAGAGAGTATGAAAGGAAGAGCAAAGAATGGAAAGAGGTTATGAAATTAAGGGACAGGTACGAGAACCTTCGAAGAGAGATTGAAAAGTTAAAAACTAAAATTTTGGGATTCAAAGAGAATTTAAATAAGGCAAATAAGGAACTTGAAGAAATAGAGGTTATAAAAGAAAAGATGAAAAATATAGAAGAGGAAGCACAAAGGTATGAGAGTGTTGAAAAAATTAGAGATGAGTTGCAGAGAAAGCTCAACGATATAATGAATACGGAGATAAGATTCAAAAAGGCTCAAGAGCGTATAAAGGTGTTAAAGGAAAAGATAGAAAAGGCGAAAAATCTGAGAGTGGAATTAGAGAAATTGAAATCTAGGAAAAATGAGTTGGAAAGTAAAACTGCGAAGATTGAAGATCTTGAAAACAGGAAGAAGGATTTAGAAGAGAGGAGGAGTGAGATAAGAGGTGTGATTGCAGCCATAAACACAAAGATAGAAGAGCTTAGAAAAGAGCTTGAAGATTACAAATCTCTGGGTGCAGTTTGTCCAAAATGCAAGAGACCTCTTACAGAAGAGCATAAAAAGAAATTGATTAGTGAGACGATTGCTAAGATTGAAGATAAAAAAGAAGAGCTTAGAAGGGCAAACGCTTCTGAGGTAAAGATAAAGAGAGAAATGCGGGAAATTGATGAAGAGATAAGAGAGCTCCAAGAGAATGCAAAAGCTCTCTCTGCAATTCAGGAGAGGATAAAGCATATAGAAGATTCAATAAAGGAGGGTGAAGAAGCAGAGAAGGAACTAGAGATTGCAGAGCGAAATTTGCCCATATTTGATGAAGAAGAGAAGAGAAAGATGAGCGAGGAATTGGAGAAGGTTAAATTTGAAGTTGAGAGATTGAGAAATGTTTGGAGAGAGTATAATGCTTTAAAAGGAAGGGTGGAAAGAGAGGGTAAAATAATTGAAGAGATAAAAAATTATAAGTTTGAAATTGAAGGGATGGAGAAAGAACTGCAAAGGAAAAGCAAAGAAATAAACTCTTTGAATTACAGTGATGATGTATTCAAAAAGCTCAGCGAGGAATACAGAGAGATTGAAGGAATATTGAGTTCTGCAAAGAGAGTAAAGGAAGAGAAAGAAAAAAGGGTTGAAGAGCTAAAAAATGAAATTGATAAGAAGATGAAATTGATTGAAAAGTTAAGAGATGAAATTAAGCTCTACAAGAAACATGTTGAGTTTGGAAAATGGCTGAGGGATGAGTTAGCCCAAGCCTTGGAAGAGATAGAGAGATTAAGATTACTTTCTATAAATGAGGAGTTTAGACAGCTATTCGAGGATTGGTTCCATGAGATAATGGGCGAGAGCGAGTATGAAGCTACAATAGATGAAGATTTCAAGCCCATCGTGAGATACCAGAAATTTGATATGCCCATATATTCCCTAAGTGGCGGTGAGAGAACATCTATAGCTCTTGCTTATAGGTTGGCTCTAAATACCATGGTTAAGAGAAGTTTAAATTTGGAGTCACACCTGCTCATACTTGACGAGCCCACCGATGGTTTTAGCAAAGATCAACTCTACAAATTAAAGGATGTATTTGACAAAATGGATACGGATCAGATAATAATTGTAAGCCACGAGAAAGAGCTAATGAATCTTGCAGATACAGTGTACCATGTGGAAAAGGTAAACGGAGTATCAAAAATAAATAAAATCTGA
- a CDS encoding VanZ family protein: MKRRNEYLTILILYSIFIFALSATPGKDIPSDVTHYSFLFHFVLYFGYAISAYLFFKNYYHTLIFVALYAATDEFHQYFVPSRHCDPMDWTVDFLAALVALAIIFLVKKRLLNEKR; encoded by the coding sequence ATGAAAAGAAGAAATGAATATTTAACCATTTTAATTCTTTATTCCATATTTATTTTTGCCCTATCCGCTACTCCAGGCAAGGATATTCCTAGTGATGTAACTCATTATTCTTTCCTATTTCATTTTGTTTTGTATTTTGGCTATGCTATATCTGCCTATCTTTTCTTCAAGAATTATTATCACACACTAATCTTTGTTGCTTTATATGCTGCCACGGATGAGTTTCACCAGTACTTTGTACCCAGTAGGCACTGCGACCCTATGGATTGGACTGTTGATTTTCTCGCAGCCTTGGTTGCATTAGCCATAATATTCCTTGTAAAGAAAAGATTATTAAATGAAAAGCGTTAA